One genomic segment of Tripterygium wilfordii isolate XIE 37 chromosome 9, ASM1340144v1, whole genome shotgun sequence includes these proteins:
- the LOC120005664 gene encoding probable dynein light chain isoform X2, whose translation MWTKKATQKVEEARKKERKMLEGKGLIKETDMPEKMQIQAMASASQALDLYDVFDCKSIAAHIKKEFDRKYEEGWQCVVGSHFGCFFTHSQGTFIYFALERLNFLIFKSASWPSSSS comes from the exons atGTGGACAAAAAAAGCTACACAGAAAG tggaggaagcaagaaagaaggaaagaaagatgTTGGAAGGGAAAGGACTGATCAAGGAAACTGACATGCCAGAGAAGATGCAGATTCAGGCCATGGCTTCTGCCTCTCAAGCCCTTGATCTCTATGATGTATTTGATTGCAAATCTATTGCTGCCCACATCAAAAAG GAATTTGACAGGAAATATGAAGAGGGATGGCAATGTGTTGTAGGTTCCCACTTTGGGTGCTTCTTCACTCACTCACAAGggacttttatttattttgcactTGAGAGACTCAATTTCCTTATCTTCAAATCCGCCTCCTGGCCCTCCTCCTCTTCATAA
- the LOC120005664 gene encoding probable dynein light chain isoform X1 has protein sequence MWTKKATQKGQITCSVFKVENSVEKNNPIISGHIEQDISFSCDVVVVSYILYMHIVEEARKKERKMLEGKGLIKETDMPEKMQIQAMASASQALDLYDVFDCKSIAAHIKKEFDRKYEEGWQCVVGSHFGCFFTHSQGTFIYFALERLNFLIFKSASWPSSSS, from the exons atGTGGACAAAAAAAGCTACACAGAAAGGTCAGATTACGTGTTCTGTGTTCAAAGTTGAAAACAGTGTAGAAAAGAATAATCCAATCATTTCTGGTCATATTGAGCAAGATATAAGCTTCTCTTGCGATGTGGTTGTTGTctcttatattttatatatgcatatagtggaggaagcaagaaagaaggaaagaaagatgTTGGAAGGGAAAGGACTGATCAAGGAAACTGACATGCCAGAGAAGATGCAGATTCAGGCCATGGCTTCTGCCTCTCAAGCCCTTGATCTCTATGATGTATTTGATTGCAAATCTATTGCTGCCCACATCAAAAAG GAATTTGACAGGAAATATGAAGAGGGATGGCAATGTGTTGTAGGTTCCCACTTTGGGTGCTTCTTCACTCACTCACAAGggacttttatttattttgcactTGAGAGACTCAATTTCCTTATCTTCAAATCCGCCTCCTGGCCCTCCTCCTCTTCATAA